A window of the Oryza brachyantha unplaced genomic scaffold, ObraRS2 ChrUN-Ctg46, whole genome shotgun sequence genome harbors these coding sequences:
- the LOC102709137 gene encoding probable inactive leucine-rich repeat receptor-like protein kinase At3g03770 isoform X1: MAWHFSALFMTTACLVLLTTSEQSSQGEVLQQLRKQLEYPRQLDVWNNPSNDPCYTQPTSGVAVACEDNAITALKIIGDRFTKLPKFNGYPFPNITLSEAFVLDSFVTTLSRLTNLRVVILVSLGIWGPLPDKIHRLTSLEVLDLSSNFLYGSIPPKLSAMSKLHTLTLDGNVFNDTVPDWFNMFLNLTVLRLQHNRLKGPIPASIAKATMLSELALAGNSIAGEVPQLGSLNKLEMLDLRDNELDGELPELPTALVTILLSKNSLKGEIPEQFGQLNRLQHLDLSFNFLVGKPPEKLFALPNISYLNLAANMLSGSFSSSLACSNTLGFVDLSTNQLIGDLPACLNVNVNNRVVKFDGNCFSGNPEHQHEAKFCQQPHNGRGSNKDVGLVVTVVGVVFIVLVLSLILMASNRRSCQRVIAEQQLLQKQMQDNSTPGMSTELLVNARYISQAVKLGTQIMPMYRAFSLEELNEATKSFEHSTFLGEGTIGKLYKGKLENGTLIAIRCLTLYQRYSIRNLKLRLDLLAKLRHPNLVCLLGHCIDGEVDEWSVRRVFLVYEYVPSGTLSSYLSGSSPEKTLKWCDRLQVLINIAKAVHFLHTGIIPGSLYNRLKPSSILLDEHLVAKLSDYGLSIITEEIYKREVVVEGQRCIQNNDEQLENLEDDVFSFGCILLEVLMGPKHQRKEYSSMLSELAMSISKQEEREQVIDPVVLGTSSQDSLSMLIAITIKCLSVESSARPSIEEVLWNLQYAAQIQAIFDGDQRSEVSSQIS, from the exons ATGGCTTGGCATTTTAGTGCACTTTTCATGACCACAGCCTGTTTGGTGTTATTAACAACAAGCGAGCAATCTTCACAGGGTGAGGTGCTGCAGCAGCTCAGGAAGCAGTTGGAGTACCCAAGGCAGTTGGATGTATGGAATAACCCAAGTAATGACCCCTGCTACACCCAGCCCACTTCAGGGGTTGCCGTGGCGTGTGAGGACAACGCTATTACGGCACTTAAGATTATCGGCGACAGGTTCACCAAGCTGCCAAAGTTCAATGGATATCCTTTCCCCAATATCACCCTCTCTGAAGCCTTTGTTCTGGATTCATTTGTTACTACACTGTCAAGGTTGACAAACTTGCGTGTTGTTATCTTGGTGTCTTTAGGAATATGGGGTCCTCTTCCTGACAAGATTCACCGGCTAACGTCTCTTGAAGTGCTCGATTTGAGCTCCAATTTTCTTTATGGATCAATTCCTCCGAAACTATCAGCCATGTCAAAGTTGCACACTTTGACATTGGATGGGAACGTCTTCAATGATACTGTGCCAGACTGGTTCAACATGTTCTTGAACCTCACAGTTCTTCGGTTGCAGCATAACCGGTTGAAGGGCCCCATACCAGCATCAATTGCTAAAGCTACCATGCTTAGTGAGCTTGCTCTTGCTGGCAATAGCATTGCTGGTGAGGTTCCACAACTAGGAAGCTTAAATAAGCTTGAGATGCTGGACTTGAGGGACAATGAGTTGGATGGAGAGCTTCCAGAGTTGCCTACAGCATTGGTAACAATCTTACTCAGCAAAAACTCACTCAAGGGTGAAATTCCTGAGCAGTTTGGTCAGTTGAACCGACTTCAGCACCTTGATCTCTCATTCAACTTTCTTGTGGGGAAGCCTCCTGAAAAGCTCTTTGCTCTTCCAAACATCAGTTATCTTAACCTGGCTGCAAACATGCTCAGTGGATCATTTTCAAGTAGTTTAGCATGTAGCAACACCCTTGGCTTTGTGGATTTGTCCACAAACCAACTCATAGGTGACCTGCCTGCCTGTCTTAACGTTAATGTCAATAACAGGGTTGTTAAGTTTGATGGCAATTGCTTTAGCGGTAACCCTGAACACCAGCATGAAGCCAAGTTTTGTCAACAACCTCACAACGGGAGAGGATCAAACAAGGATGTTGGACTTGTGGTCACTGTTGTTGGGGTAGTGTTTATTGTGCTTGTGCTTTCTCTTATATTAATGGCTTCAAACAGAAGAAGCTGCCAGAGAGTTATAGCAGAACAACAGTTACTGCAAAAGCAAATGCAAGATAATTCGACTCCAGGAATGTCCACTGAACTGCTAGTAAATGCAA GGTATATATCTCAAGCTGTAAAATTAGGGACACAAATAATGCCCATGTACCGAGCTTTTTCACTAGAAGAGCTCAATGAAGCAACAAAAAGCTTTGAGCACTCAACATTTTTAGGCGAGGGCACAATTGGAAAG CTATACAAGGGAAAACTAGAGAATGGAACCCTGATTGCCATAAGATGTTTGACGCTTTACCAACGGTACTCAATAAGGAATCTAAAACTTCGATTAGATCTACTTGCGAAGCTTCGGCACCCAAATTTAGTCTGCCTCTTGGGGCACTGTATTGATGGTGAAGTCGATGAATGGAGCGTGAGAAGGGTTTTTCTTGTCTATGAATATGTACCTAGCGGAACTCTTTCTTCATATCTTTCTG GCTCTAGCCCAGAGAAGACTCTCAAGTGGTGCGATAGGCTCCAAGTGTTGATTAACATTGCAAAGGCTGTGCATTTCTTGCATACTGGAATAATCCCTGGTTCTTTATATAACCGGTTAAAGCCTTCTAGTATTTTGCTTGACGAACATCTTGTGGCAAAACTGAGTGACTATGGTTTATCCATAATTACGGAGGAAATATACAAACGTGAG GTAGTAGTAGAAGGGCAGAGATGTATACAAAATAATGATGAACAATT GGAAAATTTGGAGGATGACGTGTTTTCGTTTGGATGTATTTTACTTGAAGTACTCATGGGACCAAAACATCAGCGAAAAGAATATTCCTCCATGCTAAGTGAACTG GCTATGTCAATATCAAAACAAGAAGAGCGCGAGCAAGTTATTGATCCAGTTGTGCTGGGCACCTCTTCACAGGATTCTTTGTCGATGCTGATCGCCATTACTATCAAATGTTTATCAGTTGAATCTTCAGCCAGGCCTTCGATCGAAGAAGTTCTCTGGAATCTGCAGTACGCTGCACAAATCCAGGCAATATTCGACGGCGACCAGAGATCAGAAGTTTCCTCGCAGATATCATGA
- the LOC102709137 gene encoding probable inactive leucine-rich repeat receptor-like protein kinase At3g03770 isoform X2: MAWHFSALFMTTACLVLLTTSEQSSQGEVLQQLRKQLEYPRQLDVWNNPSNDPCYTQPTSGVAVACEDNAITALKIIGDRFTKLPKFNGYPFPNITLSEAFVLDSFVTTLSRLTNLRVVILVSLGIWGPLPDKIHRLTSLEVLDLSSNFLYGSIPPKLSAMSKLHTLTLDGNVFNDTVPDWFNMFLNLTVLRLQHNRLKGPIPASIAKATMLSELALAGNSIAGEVPQLGSLNKLEMLDLRDNELDGELPELPTALVTILLSKNSLKGEIPEQFGQLNRLQHLDLSFNFLVGKPPEKLFALPNISYLNLAANMLSGSFSSSLACSNTLGFVDLSTNQLIGDLPACLNVNVNNRVVKFDGNCFSGNPEHQHEAKFCQQPHNGRGSNKDVGLVVTVVGVVFIVLVLSLILMASNRRSCQRVIAEQQLLQKQMQDNSTPGMSTELLVNARYISQAVKLGTQIMPMYRAFSLEELNEATKSFEHSTFLGEGTIGKLYKGKLENGTLIAIRCLTLYQRYSIRNLKLRLDLLAKLRHPNLVCLLGHCIDGEVDEWSVRRVFLVYEYVPSGTLSSYLSGSSPEKTLKWCDRLQVLINIAKAVHFLHTGIIPGSLYNRLKPSSILLDEHLVAKLSDYGLSIITEEIYKRSSRRAEMYTK; this comes from the exons ATGGCTTGGCATTTTAGTGCACTTTTCATGACCACAGCCTGTTTGGTGTTATTAACAACAAGCGAGCAATCTTCACAGGGTGAGGTGCTGCAGCAGCTCAGGAAGCAGTTGGAGTACCCAAGGCAGTTGGATGTATGGAATAACCCAAGTAATGACCCCTGCTACACCCAGCCCACTTCAGGGGTTGCCGTGGCGTGTGAGGACAACGCTATTACGGCACTTAAGATTATCGGCGACAGGTTCACCAAGCTGCCAAAGTTCAATGGATATCCTTTCCCCAATATCACCCTCTCTGAAGCCTTTGTTCTGGATTCATTTGTTACTACACTGTCAAGGTTGACAAACTTGCGTGTTGTTATCTTGGTGTCTTTAGGAATATGGGGTCCTCTTCCTGACAAGATTCACCGGCTAACGTCTCTTGAAGTGCTCGATTTGAGCTCCAATTTTCTTTATGGATCAATTCCTCCGAAACTATCAGCCATGTCAAAGTTGCACACTTTGACATTGGATGGGAACGTCTTCAATGATACTGTGCCAGACTGGTTCAACATGTTCTTGAACCTCACAGTTCTTCGGTTGCAGCATAACCGGTTGAAGGGCCCCATACCAGCATCAATTGCTAAAGCTACCATGCTTAGTGAGCTTGCTCTTGCTGGCAATAGCATTGCTGGTGAGGTTCCACAACTAGGAAGCTTAAATAAGCTTGAGATGCTGGACTTGAGGGACAATGAGTTGGATGGAGAGCTTCCAGAGTTGCCTACAGCATTGGTAACAATCTTACTCAGCAAAAACTCACTCAAGGGTGAAATTCCTGAGCAGTTTGGTCAGTTGAACCGACTTCAGCACCTTGATCTCTCATTCAACTTTCTTGTGGGGAAGCCTCCTGAAAAGCTCTTTGCTCTTCCAAACATCAGTTATCTTAACCTGGCTGCAAACATGCTCAGTGGATCATTTTCAAGTAGTTTAGCATGTAGCAACACCCTTGGCTTTGTGGATTTGTCCACAAACCAACTCATAGGTGACCTGCCTGCCTGTCTTAACGTTAATGTCAATAACAGGGTTGTTAAGTTTGATGGCAATTGCTTTAGCGGTAACCCTGAACACCAGCATGAAGCCAAGTTTTGTCAACAACCTCACAACGGGAGAGGATCAAACAAGGATGTTGGACTTGTGGTCACTGTTGTTGGGGTAGTGTTTATTGTGCTTGTGCTTTCTCTTATATTAATGGCTTCAAACAGAAGAAGCTGCCAGAGAGTTATAGCAGAACAACAGTTACTGCAAAAGCAAATGCAAGATAATTCGACTCCAGGAATGTCCACTGAACTGCTAGTAAATGCAA GGTATATATCTCAAGCTGTAAAATTAGGGACACAAATAATGCCCATGTACCGAGCTTTTTCACTAGAAGAGCTCAATGAAGCAACAAAAAGCTTTGAGCACTCAACATTTTTAGGCGAGGGCACAATTGGAAAG CTATACAAGGGAAAACTAGAGAATGGAACCCTGATTGCCATAAGATGTTTGACGCTTTACCAACGGTACTCAATAAGGAATCTAAAACTTCGATTAGATCTACTTGCGAAGCTTCGGCACCCAAATTTAGTCTGCCTCTTGGGGCACTGTATTGATGGTGAAGTCGATGAATGGAGCGTGAGAAGGGTTTTTCTTGTCTATGAATATGTACCTAGCGGAACTCTTTCTTCATATCTTTCTG GCTCTAGCCCAGAGAAGACTCTCAAGTGGTGCGATAGGCTCCAAGTGTTGATTAACATTGCAAAGGCTGTGCATTTCTTGCATACTGGAATAATCCCTGGTTCTTTATATAACCGGTTAAAGCCTTCTAGTATTTTGCTTGACGAACATCTTGTGGCAAAACTGAGTGACTATGGTTTATCCATAATTACGGAGGAAATATACAAAC GTAGTAGTAGAAGGGCAGAGATGTATACAAAATAA